One Gemmatimonadaceae bacterium DNA window includes the following coding sequences:
- a CDS encoding MCP four helix bundle domain-containing protein, translating into MDRSISAKLLIAFAIVALSAAVAGVESIRTMRQMSQADATLYRDITVPLGDIGNAAKNFQRTRVNLRDAIYNSPTPAKLDERVATLASLNRAIDSILAKFEPSLIDAQIRAEFDTLKQNRQAFLPYQDSILAFARAGKQAAAVAVLNGDALAAAKRVEQSFEDVMDAKVLDADTVATTNAAAASESTWLIVGLVIFSVFVAISAGISLARLIGRPLQAMAQSARQLAIGDITMITPIARKDETGVLSQAFVEMITAQQALATAATRIAQGDLSMPVQARSERDELGRSFGALQHTLQGLIDESLRLAKAGTDGQLSTRGDAAKFHGAFKELIGGFNATLDAVIQPVQEAAAVLQRLADRDLTVHVDGQYRGDHAQIKDALNRAIDALRATMENVAASTSQIASAANQIATTSQSLAQGASEQAASLEETSASLAELGGSAERNASSSRAVQVQATQARETTQAGVQAMQQLLTAVEEIGRSANETAQIVKSIDSISFQTNLLALNAAVEAARAGDAGKGFAVVAEEVRALAIRSADAARQTAALIEQSVTSAKRGAELTRQVEGRLTQIDKQVEGVYDAVGDITTASEGQREGVGQVNLAMGQMNAVTQSVAASAEESSSASEELAGQSQMLAALVGEFKLSAAGGRTLKRVA; encoded by the coding sequence TTGGATCGCTCTATCAGTGCGAAACTGCTGATCGCTTTTGCGATCGTCGCGCTGAGTGCCGCCGTCGCCGGTGTCGAAAGCATTCGCACCATGCGTCAGATGTCGCAGGCCGACGCAACGCTGTACCGCGACATCACCGTGCCGCTCGGTGATATTGGTAACGCCGCCAAGAACTTCCAGCGCACGCGCGTGAATCTGCGCGATGCGATCTACAACTCGCCGACGCCCGCCAAGCTGGACGAGCGCGTCGCAACGCTGGCGTCGCTCAATCGGGCGATCGACTCGATTCTCGCCAAGTTCGAGCCGTCACTGATCGATGCGCAGATCCGCGCCGAGTTCGATACGCTCAAGCAGAATCGACAGGCCTTCCTGCCCTATCAGGACAGCATCCTCGCCTTCGCGCGCGCCGGGAAGCAGGCCGCCGCGGTGGCCGTGCTCAACGGCGACGCGCTCGCGGCCGCCAAGCGCGTCGAACAGAGTTTCGAGGACGTGATGGACGCGAAGGTGCTGGATGCCGATACGGTCGCCACTACCAACGCCGCCGCCGCGAGTGAATCCACGTGGCTCATCGTGGGGCTGGTGATCTTCTCGGTGTTCGTGGCGATCAGTGCGGGGATATCGCTGGCGCGGCTCATTGGCCGTCCGCTCCAGGCCATGGCACAGTCGGCCCGTCAGCTCGCCATTGGCGACATCACCATGATCACGCCCATCGCCCGCAAGGACGAGACGGGTGTGCTGTCGCAGGCCTTCGTGGAGATGATTACGGCGCAGCAGGCACTGGCCACCGCCGCCACGCGCATTGCCCAAGGTGATCTCTCGATGCCGGTGCAGGCGCGCAGTGAGCGCGACGAACTCGGACGCAGCTTTGGCGCGCTGCAGCACACGCTGCAGGGGCTGATCGATGAAAGCCTTCGGCTCGCCAAGGCGGGTACCGACGGCCAGCTGAGCACGCGTGGGGACGCCGCCAAGTTCCATGGCGCGTTCAAGGAACTGATCGGCGGTTTCAATGCCACGCTTGATGCGGTGATCCAGCCGGTCCAGGAAGCGGCTGCCGTGCTGCAACGGCTGGCCGATCGCGACCTGACGGTGCATGTCGACGGGCAGTATCGCGGCGATCACGCACAGATCAAGGACGCGCTCAACCGCGCCATCGACGCGCTGCGCGCCACCATGGAGAATGTGGCGGCCTCCACCTCGCAGATCGCGAGCGCCGCCAACCAGATCGCTACGACCAGTCAGTCGCTGGCGCAGGGCGCGAGCGAACAGGCGGCGTCGCTCGAAGAGACCTCCGCGAGCCTGGCGGAACTCGGAGGCTCCGCCGAGCGCAATGCGTCCTCGTCACGCGCTGTGCAGGTGCAGGCCACGCAGGCCCGTGAGACCACGCAAGCCGGCGTGCAGGCCATGCAGCAGTTGCTCACGGCGGTCGAAGAGATTGGCCGCTCGGCCAACGAAACGGCGCAGATCGTGAAGAGCATCGACAGCATTTCGTTCCAGACCAACCTGCTGGCGCTCAACGCCGCCGTTGAAGCGGCGCGCGCGGGCGACGCCGGCAAGGGCTTCGCGGTCGTGGCGGAGGAGGTCCGCGCGCTCGCCATTCGGTCCGCCGATGCCGCCCGCCAGACCGCCGCGCTCATCGAACAGAGCGTCACCAGCGCCAAACGCGGCGCCGAGCTGACGCGGCAGGTCGAAGGGCGCCTCACGCAGATCGACAAACAGGTCGAGGGCGTCTACGACGCCGTGGGCGACATCACCACCGCCTCCGAAGGCCAGCGCGAAGGCGTCGGTCAGGTCAACCTGGCGATGGGGCAGATGAACGCCGTCACCCAGAGCGTGGCGGCCAGCGCCGAAGAGAGCTCCAGCGCCAGCGAAGAGCTGGCCGGGCAGAGCCAGATGCTGGCGGCGTTGGTGGGGGAGTTCAAGCTGAGTGCAGCGGGGGGGCGAACGCTGAAGCGGGTGGCCTAA